ACCTGATGgtggtctgattttttttttttaattcaaagccATCTATATAGGATTTGGTAAAATGGCAACATCTacatttaattatgtatacagtctcCTTTCCTTTACCTCAAGTAATTAATTTTTCCTCTCAAAGCCAGGTTAGAAGCCTGGGCAATCTCCTCCATtgcctcccctcccatctgcacCAATGCTGGGTTTAGCTGTCTGTAATATGGAAATTTCATTTGTAATTCTGAGGATGTAAGAGGAATGTTTAAGCTGCCAGATTAGTTCACTGGGTTTTATTAAAAGCATAAACCTTGCAGAAAAATGTGCTATAGAAATATATGCCTGGTAGGACACAGTTATCAGTTCAGTAGTTAAATCTGGTAATAGCAGAAAAGATGTGCTAATGTCTCTACCTTCTTTTGACAGTTCTCATTGACAAAGACCAGAGTCCAAAGTGGAAACCAGCCAAGTTACAGGAAGTTACTGATGAAGATCTGAATAGCTATTTTAAATCTCTGGGAAGCAGGGATTTGAAATTCTGAGGTGACCAGACCTCTAAGGTTTATTTTGGAGCAAGGGCCAGCAAACAGACAGAGGCTAGGTCTGGCATCTTGCCCGTTTTCACCCAGCCTGCAAGCTGGAAATGCTTTCCTCACTTTTAAATTGttggaaaagaaattaaaagacgtACATTTTATACAGTGGTTACCTGAAGTTTAAACACCAGTGTTTATGATGTTTCATGATACAACAGTTAGCTGCAGTTCAGACACAGTGTTTATAGAACTCTGCTGCAGATAGCTGTACTTGTTATTTATGACTGCTGGAAGtggccatgtgtggtggtttgaaagaaaatggcccacataggcagtggcactattaggaggtgtggccttgttggaggaagtgtgtcactgtgggggtgggctttgaggtctcctgtgctcaagctatacccagtgacacatttGCTCATTTGCTTCTGccgcctgtgggtcaagatgtagaattctcagctccttctccagcaccatgtctgccttgtcctgccatgatgataatggactaaaactctgaactcaaagccagccccaattaaatgtcttcctttataagagtggccatggtcatggtgtctcttcatagcaatagaaacactagGACACCATGACATATACTGTATATGACCCTCAGCGCCTTAAGTGTCAACTGAGATCTTCATTAGAAATGGTTTGCTCCACCCTGGTTTAAAAGATGGGAAATTCTCAAGAGCTCTAGAGTCTTGAATTACTATCTCTCATTAAAATTGTAACTTTGGCTTCCAGTGGTAGATTATATGTGAAttaataaattatgtatatattatcaAAAATAAAGACCTTGAAATTTGGAGAGAGTATGCTAATTCCttataaacatttctttaaaaaaacatgaatgaggccaggtggtggtgcacgcctttaatcccagcactcaggaggcagagccaggcagatctttgtgagttccaggctagcctggtctacagagccagatccaggacagacaccaaaactacacagagaaatcccatctcaaaaaaacaaaaacaaaaacaaaaacaaaaaatgaatgaaaacactgTAGCAGAAGAGTTACTTTAAACAGGAAAAATctccttcaaaaagaaaaaggttgcATCATTAAGTTCCATCTCCAGAATGCTAACTCAGCCTCAGCCTTCCCTGGGTCAGCAGTACATACTTCCTTGGTAGAAATGAAAGCATTATTCTTGTTATTTGCAGTATTTGCTAACCTGGGAAAAAATGAGGAATTAAGAAACTCCATTTTCTAAGACAGACACACCCTTGCTTTTTATAAGTTATATCCAACTTTTATATGAAAAgttaaaagcaatttaaaatagaaatatcttTAGTAATTGAAAGttgacagaattttaaaaatatttttatgtgtttgcataTTTTGCCTGAAGAGCCATaagagcattggatccctggaTCCTGGAGTTAAGGACGATTATGAGTAGCCCTGTGGGcagtgggaactgaaccctggtcctctggaagagcagccagtgctctaaactactaagccatctctccagcccctgacggATTTAAGTCAGAATAATTTTATATTAGAGTCAGCTAATCATTTATTTTGTAACTTGTTATAATTTCTCCTTCATCCCAGGCTCCTGAAGAACTAGGGGAATGTAAGGTAAGAACAGAACCGACAGAACTGAGAAGAGCATCAGGCTCATGCCTGTACCTTCCCACACGGGAGGCTCCAGCCCAGAGGGTGATGCTTTACATTTTCTCAGCTCAACCTATTTATCGTGAAGGACTTTTCCTCCAAACAGTTCAGAACACAAAACATGTCTGAAATAATACCAGAGTATTGACTATGTTTTACATTTGTGTTCTTAAAGCTCCAAAATTAGACCTTAATAACCCAAGAGCTTGTCTGTGTAAATGCCTTCATTCACTTTGTACATATTAGCAATATAGAATAGAAGTCTTTATGTAAAACATCAGTGGACCACAACAAAAAGTATTTGCTTCAATTAAATAAGTACTGAAAGCTAATTGCAATTGGATTTTTATTATAGTTAcaaattttttttcacaaaaatatttgggggaaaaatATCACTTCAGAGTTAACTCTACAGTGAAGGGTATTTACTAACAAAACTTGAGTTTTGTAAATAAAGTGACAGCTAATTCTTTAGAACTAGTTTTTATGGCTCCAAGGAAGAAACACATGGCTTGCTGGGTCATTTCACATAGATACTGTATCTGTATAGACATTATGCATACATGACTGTTTCTTGACATCATTCATACATGTCTAACTTCTGATTTCTAAAACAATACTATGCAGAAGTGTACTCTGTCCCATCCAACCAAATGCCAGCAGTGGTTCAGTAGGATGCATATATCTTGCTAtttctgtgcatttatttttcaCGCTTATGAGACAGTTTCGGGCTTAAGATCATCATGTTTGTCCCCTTCAAAATTGTGCTTTAAGTGATAATAACCATAGGTAGTTTGCAAAGAACTGATAAGGCAACTACGATGGGAGAATTCTAGGATCAAAGGCCTGTAATCAAAAGGTAACAGTACCAAAGAGACAGCAGGGAGGAAGAGTGGCATTTTGAGAATCTTAGTAAATCAAGGACTGGCACATTGATCTCCTCCACTGATCTGCCGCTGCAGTCACCACTGGAAGGCCGTGTGCCAACAGCAGTCCCTCTGCCCTTGCACTGATGTTGCACATGTCCCTGTCCAGTGGCTAATGAGTCATCCACTTTCTGTTTATGAGTCCCCCCTTCTCAGCCATCTCCTCCTTAATGAGAGACTTCAAATCAGCTGTTAATATGATGTTACTATAAAGGCATGAAAGGCGGCTGACTCCTTATCAGAGATGTCTCGTTAAGTTCAAACTAGATCCTGATAACTCTCCAGTGTAGTATGAAGTTTGTTCAACTCTCTTTGTCACACATGGTTTATCCACTTATTACATAAGCCTTGTGGTCTCTTGTTCATGGGCTGACGTCTCATATATTTAAAAGATAGGTCTCTTAGAAGATATTATATATGTTACAAAAGCCTGACACAGGGTGAGGGCACAGTGCTTGCTTCATGATAAAACTGTTCATCATAGTTGCTGAAAGGGGATGGCAGCCGGAAGCAGACCTCTAGCTAGATGTGGACCTGGCAGGCACCCCTGCTCCTCCCTTGGGGAATCAACATGGGACAAAGAAGCAGCCTGAAGTTGAAATATATAACCCAAACCCACTTGCCATTATCCTTGTATCGACTATGTTTTCATGTTCTGACCAAcatacatattattttatatacttaattatatattttaaataacaagaaACCTTGCAACAGGTGTCCTTATATGAGAAACTAAATGAGTGAAAAACTCATGACCTAGGCTTGAATCATTAGTACAGGCGTTGGAAACTGTGCTGCATCATGAACTAGAGATTGTACTTATGGAAAGTACTCTGGCACTGGGACTTATGCGCAGGTTGTCGTAGGAACAAGAGTAGTTGCTTGTATCTGCAAGCTGCTGGATTACAAGTGTAGTGGAGTACTGTGATTCCCAGGGCTTAGTGAAATTAGCAGAATGATCAGGTGCCTGAAAGCAAACTGAAAGATGGCCCGTTGCTCCTTTTAACAACCTCTTTGTTCCTAAAACTTGGAGGATTCACACTATTTTGCTTGGATTTCAACATATTACTGTTAAAACTAGAAACAGTGTTTCTTGCTATTGACAAAGTCAAGTACCTATTTATCTCATTAATGATACTAAAAGCCTTTCTCCAATGGTTTTGGATTTCAGGGATGCTGATAAACCATATCACTGAAGGGCTGGTATAGATGGGCCTATTTCCTCTCTTGTTAAACTCGGTGGTAATTGTAGACATTCAGCTCCACATTTCTACTGACTTTATCCTAAGTCTTCTATTACTATTGAGCTCTATACAGTtgagttctttaaaaaataaagtatgtactctgatagtttttaaaataccTAATTTGTAACATTTCTATAACATGTGGCTAAGAGTGCCCTGTGACTGCTAAATTCCACACAGGTGCTTCCTTTGGGAGAGTGTTCTGTTCTGCTCTGTAGTGCAGGAGAATCACACACCCCCATGTCTGCTCCTCCACCAGCATTACAGGGAGGCTTTACCCTCGTTTAGTCATCACACGGCTTGAATTGTCACCATGCAGACTAGGCTTCTGTCATTTTTGAGATTTACTGGATAAAAGGTACCGGAGAGCTTCTTATTTCAATGACATAAGCTAGTGTCATGACTTCTATAAACTATCATTTAAAGATGGCTGTAATGTGCAAAGTTTAAATCATCCAGGAACAGCTGTGACGCTGAGGCCCAGGGTGGTAGTTATATTTTTCACCTACAAATTAAACTTCCTACTAAGAGCAACATTCAAGGCAGCCCTCTTCACTGGTGGTTCTCTAATTGTAGGTTACAAGTATCAGGAAGTGGGCAGTCCCTGACAAATGGTTTTGACAAATGGACAGGTTGTGGGTCACTATGGCTAGAGTTCCGTTCCTTGTCAAGGCATTTTAAGGAAACCCCTTTTCATGTTCTGGGCTTATTTTtggtatagattaacagaaatagtcATTTTAAAGTCAATCCCTTAAAATAACCATTTAGAACTTGGGCACTTTTTATTCAGCATTTTCTTTGGTGATACCATTACTGCCTCAGGAAGAGCATGCTATGGCAGACAGCGGGTGCTGGGTGCCACAAGACCTCTGTCCATCCTGTGTCCCAAATTTGTGATCAAGCAGATATACATTGATGTTAACTAGAACTGCTTAAAATTCTATTTCATCATAAGCATCCCTACACTAATATTATCATAGACATGGTTTTACATCCAGTTGCGGTTTCAAAActtatttcatgtatttaaacTAGCACCGACTACATCCGGAGCACAGCAGAATGTCATCACCCAATGGCGGTGTCAGAGCTCTCACTCTCGATATATGGGATGTTGTAGTACTTGATGTTTTCACATGCCCACTGCTGCAAGGCATCCTGCACGATTTCCTTGGCCAGACGCTCTGCGAATTCAAGGACCATAGGACTGGGCTTCACTTCCCCTTCAGCTTGAGTTTTCCCTGGAGAAGGGGTCCTATGTTGACAGCTGCCATCTGGCATAAAGGCTTCTTCACTCTCATTAAGCCTGTCGATGTCTAATGTGGTAGGAAATGGGAATGTTTGCTTTGACTTCATGCAACCCATGATGTCGAACTTTGGTGGACTGAAGGCAAGCTGTGTTAATTAAGACAACTTCAACGGCATCTTTGGAAAACAATGCAGGATTGTTCACAGGATGTTGACCAGGCTTCCTCTCCAGCCACTTTGGCAACCACAGGTCCCTTTCAGTACTCTTCACGTCTTGTGTTTACCTGTCAAGAGAAGGGAGTTTTCACTGTGAGGTTCTGTATGATATGGAAGCCCTTGGTTCCTTGAAAGAAAGGTGGGATTCTCAACAAACAACCTTATCAGCCAAATCTGGAGAAAGCACTCAATGGGAATGACAGAACACTCATCAAACTTTTTTTGAGTTCTTGAAAATTCTGTAAAAGTAAATGAAGTAAAACTTTACACTAACAAGTGACCGTTCTTGGACTGAATTCCAAccacatgtttttttcttttttattctttcacaatttcatacatgtataatgtactttgatcatactcTCTGTTACTCTCTTATTCCTTGCTCATAACACCAAACCACCAGATCCCTCCCAAGTTAcccttttttcctgttttctgttgctgcttcTCTCTTCATCCCTCTCTTGCTCTGCTGCCCtccatgggtgggtgggtgtcccATAGCATTTCATTAGGCAATTTTAAAGTCAATCCTTTAAATAACCATTTGAAATTTGCACACTTTTATTCACCGTTTTATTTGGCAATGCTGTCTCTGAGCAGCAAATGTACTCTTGTATGAATGAGCATTCACATCGTGAGCACTGCTGTCTAGGAACCCAGTGCTTAAGACAAATAGGAATGGCAAGGCTTTCCCCTGGTTGGAGTATGGATAGATGTTAGCAGTATGCACAGAAAGTatcccacctgatcccagcttttctgtacgtgtgtctgtcatttcttcattccccatTGCCACACACCCAAAGCTGTGCAGGCTGTGACAGCCACTACTGTGTccaaaaggttaaaaaaacagaaacaaaacaaaacaaagcatgttTCTATAAAGAAAATTTACCAGGACACAGCTAgtttatgtattgtgtgtggtTGGTTTTTGCTAACAATGATAAGACTGGATAGTTAAGATAGATGGTGCCCACAAAGTCTAAAATGATTACTCTTTGGTCCCTGGCAGGAAGTGTTTGGTGATTTCTAAACCTAAGtattagaaaaaataaagcaaagtgtGCTCCTGCCACCAAACCCATGAGCCCATACATCCAAGACTGCCGTTCAAATCAGACTTTGTTCCCTGGCCAGATATTTACAATTTAAGGGTGAGAAGAGAATGATGGTATTCATATCTGCGTGTGCTCTGGACAACACAGACATCCAGGAGCcacctttgtttttcttcttctgaatgaAATACTCCCTATGAAGTCATTTTAAAGGTTTCTTATACCAGATTATCCTCACCCAACTCTTATTGGTGTTTAAACATGAAGTAGGTTGTATTCTGTGGCATGTCTTTGCATCTTAAGTGGGTGTTGTCATTGAATGAATTGTCTTAAGATGGGACTGTAGGGTTTATATAAATGACTATGGTAGATGCAGTCACACGAGAGCACTGATGAAGTCAGCAGTTCCTGTCCACAGTATCTGATTAGACTTTATAAGGAACTCTAAAAAGTCATAAAATGAGGTTAATCTTTCTGAGACCACTGATCCCTTGAAAGTAAAAGCTGCTATATGTCTGCTCACTTTTAATAGTTTGTAATCAAAGAAGTCTAGAAAAGGTAACCTTTGCTGAACTTACtgctatatatttttctttaaatacatgATTTTTCTCTTAATGCTACTCCCAATCCCTACCACTAAGTAAGGATGACAAGGGGCACAAAAAGGAATTCCAggcttctgtttttaaatttatttttattttgtatgcccTGCTTCATGTTCCAGATTTTAGGTATTTCAAAGGGGGATATAGAATGTGTTGAGCATCTGTCTTGTTTGCTCTGCTGAGCTCACTGAAACTATGTCTACCTTGGTTACACATCTCTAACATAGAGCATGTGATTACCATAGAATCTATTTTGAACTGAGAGGTGATATGGTCACTAGACAAAATTAACATGGAAATGATTAGAGCACTTTGTCATAAATAAACGGCAGATGTAGGTTTATCCAGTGGCCCCACCTTCTAGCTACTCTCTACTTTCAGCCATGCCAAAGCACCTCATGCTCTGGCCTTGCCTGGTAAGTCTGCTTTCTTATCTCTGCCTCATACACTCAACACCACTTCCCAGATGGAGATCTGGGCCCATACCCAGTGCTCTTACCCTTCTGAGGAACCCCACCTGCACTCTCCCAAGCTCCAGGTTTGGGCCAGGATGCACCTGCCCAGCAACCTCTATCTGCCAGACCTTATCCTATCACCCCACTCTAAAGCTACCTTCCAGGTCTAGCCTGGCCAGCACACCCTGGACTCTAGTCTAGCCTGGTGAGTCCACAGACCACCTGTATTCACTTCAGTCTGCAGAGGGAGCCCAGTCCCACATCCAGTGCTCTAGCCCAGTCTGAGGAGCCCTTCCCACACTTTCCCACCTCCAGGCCAGGGGAAAAAACACCAATCCTGTGTGCATCCCAGTCTGCTGTATCTACATCAAGCATATAACCAACAAGAAAAATATCTACATGCATAGGCctcatcagaaaaacaaaatatgaaaggATAAAACTGTCTCCTCTAAAATCAGTCATTTAGAAATGTTCTTTAGTAAGAATCACCTTGCTGAACCCCAGGACACAGATCTTAAAAGAACAAGAATAGACATCATCAAAGAGTTCAAGGAGCttaaagaagacaaaaacagcTCAATGAACTgaaaaaagaacataaagagAAAAATGGTGTTGAGTGATacccaaaaaaaaccacaaagataaAGCTGAAATGACAAAGGCAATCTAGGATTTGAAAAGGAAATTCAATAAAGAGAGGCATTGAAGAGACTCAAACTGAAGTGAAGACAGAATTGGAAAATGCTGTATCCCAATAGAGAACTCAGAGGAAGGCCGTTCAAGTAGAATGGTTTAAGTAGAAAAAAGATAGACTATCAGGGATTGAAGACAAATGAATTGGACCACACAggcaaagaatatgaaaaaaataaacacaggaaaagaaCTGCAGAACTGTGGGATACGATAAGACCACATCTAATTAAAGGCATAGATGAGAAAGAAGAATCCCAAGTCAATGGCATAGACCAGACCTTAATAGACTTAAATAGACTTCCTTAAACTAAGGAAAGACATACCCTTACAGATACAAGGAGCATGCAGAACACCagagacaagaccagaaaagaaactactCCTGAGATACCACACTTAAACCGCTAAATGTGCATACAGAAGAAGGAGTATTGAACACTACAAGAGAAAAAAGCACATGTCACGTACAAAGGCAAACCCACCAGAACAACAGCTGGTTTCTCACTGGAAACTTTGTAAGCCAGAGGAGCCTGAAGGAATGCATTCTAAAGCTCTAAAAGGCCATGATGGTGGCTTTAACCACTGTACCTAGGAAAACTAGTTAACAAAATGGCAGGAGAAAAAACAGCCTAAAAACTTCATGTCAACCAAAATGATCCTATAGAATACTGGAAGCAGTACTTCAGACTGAAAAGAGGCCAAgactctaaaaagaaaacaaatgaagctaTAATTAATGAAATACAAAGCATAACTAAGAAacagcaaaaaccaaaacaaaacaaaatcactgcAGTTTACACACCTttgaataactttaaaaattaatggacTCAACTTTCCAATAAAAAAGACATAGGCTAGGTGAgtggattaagaaacaaaaacctaTCTTTCTGTTATCTACAGGAAGCTTCATTTTAGGCACCACTTTAAATTGAAAGGATGGAAAaaagtattccaagcaaatgggacCAAAAGGAAGCAGGAGTTGCCATCTATGTATCTGACAAAATTAAACTTCAAACTAAAGATAAATAGAAGAGACAAAGAAGGGTCCTTCATTCCTAATCAAGGCAACAATTCACCAAGATAATAGTGCAATATTAAACATACATGTCCCAAACTCTGgtgcacccaatttcataaaaagcatACTACTGAAATCAAAGATAGATCAATACCAACCCAATAGTAGTACGTAATTTCAATAATTCACTTTCCCCAATAGATATCTCACCTGGACAAAAAATAGAGGAAATCTCAGAAATTTtacatcaaatggacctaatagatatctacagaatattccacccaaacaccaaacaatattcagcagcccatggaagcttctctaaaatagatCACATCCTAGGATGTAAAacataaatttagaaaaaaatgagatcatTCCATGTGTCCTTTTTGACCATTATGCAATAAAACTTAAAGCTGATTGCAAACAAATTTCTATTAAGTAtaaaactcatggagattaagcAACTCATTAGTGGACAATgaactgcccccccccaaaaaaaaatcaagataaaattttaaaagttatgaaactgaatgaaaatgaaaacacaagaatACCTCTGGGatacattaaggaaaaaaaaaaacagttattcAAGGATCATTTATGGCTTATTGTGCCTACATTCAAAACAATACCAGAAGGGGCACATATAATT
The nucleotide sequence above comes from Peromyscus eremicus chromosome 13, PerEre_H2_v1, whole genome shotgun sequence. Encoded proteins:
- the C13H2orf88 gene encoding small membrane A-kinase anchor protein; protein product: MGCMKSKQTFPFPTTLDIDRLNESEEAFMPDGSCQHRTPSPGKTQAEGEVKPSPMVLEFAERLAKEIVQDALQQWACENIKYYNIPYIESESSDTAIG